A window of Silurus meridionalis isolate SWU-2019-XX chromosome 4, ASM1480568v1, whole genome shotgun sequence contains these coding sequences:
- the LOC124385160 gene encoding pentraxin fusion protein-like isoform X2, translating to MKMATLVLLLLLPLVSATGRKVFLFPEESDSAYVRITPKKPLNLQAFTLCMRIATELKGRREIILFAYRTQDHDELNVWREEDGRLSLYLRSSGDAAMFDLLPLYEFPTHLCVTWQSITGATAFWVNGHRSMVKIYRRGHRVDPNGAVILGQDPDSFLGSFDKGQSFKGEISDVHMWDSVLSASQILKLYENPCGAQGGNVIDWNSDQYQTINNVVVLTNIDG from the exons ATGAAGATGGCAACACTGGTCCTGTTGCTTCTCCTGCCGTTGGTCTCAGCCACAGGCC GAAAGGTATTTTTGTTTCCCGAGGAGTCCGACTCTGCCTACGTGCGCATCACTCCGAAGAAACCTCTGAATCTGCAGGCCTTCACTCTCTGCATGCGCATCGCCACCGAGCTGAAGGGCAGGCGAGAAATCATACTGTTTGCTTATCGCACCCAAGATCATGATGAGCTCAATGTATGGCGGGAGGAAGATGGACGACTCTCTCTTTACCTGAGGAGCAGTGGTGATGCTGCCATGTTTGATCTACTGCCACTGTACGAGTTCCCCACTCACCTGTGCGTCACCTGGCAATCGATCACCGGAGCCACCGCATTTTGGGTGAATGGACATCGCAGCATGGTGAAGATCTACAGACGTGGACATCGTGTTGATCCAAATGGAGCTGTCATTCTTGGGCAGGATCCTGACTCGTTTCTGGGCAGCTTTGACAAGGGTCAGAGCTTCAAGGGTGAAATCTCAGACGTACACATGTGGGATAGTGTTCTTAGCGCTAGTCAGATTTTGAAGCTGTATGAAAATCCGTGTGGGGCTCAGGGGGGAAATGTGATCGACTGGAATTCTGACCAGTACCAAACCATTAACAATGTAGTTGTGCTGACTAACATAGACGGCTAA
- the LOC124385157 gene encoding pentraxin fusion protein-like, with translation MLALVSLLLSLLSLPSASKGGLNGKVLLFPFETDFSFVMLSPQKPLSLSAFTLCMRVATELQDKRELILFAYRTNTTDELNVWRESDGRISFYLAGDAALFHLTPLSSFRTHLCLTWESSSGLAAFHVDGRRSTRQIYKAGHKIRPNGSVLLGQDPDTYLGNFETTQSFVGEMTDVNMWDFALSRVQINALYTNMKHRVPRPNVFDWNTVEYEIHGNVLVVQDD, from the exons aTGCTGGCCCTGGTGTCCTTGTTGCTCTCTCTGTTGTCCCTACCCTCAGCAAGTAAAG gagGTCTGAATGGGAAGGTTCTCCTGTTCCCGTTTGAGACAGATTTCAGTTTTGTGATGCTTTCTCCTCAGAAGCCTCTGTCCCTCTCTGCGTTCACTCTGTGCATGCGTGTGGCCACAGAGCTGCAGGATAAGCGTGAGCTCATCCTTTTCGCCTATCGCACCAACACCACCGACGAGCTAAACGTGTGGCGCGAGAGCGACGGCCGGATCTCGTTCTACCTGGCCGGAGACGCCGCCTTGTTCCACCTCACGCCTCTGTCCAGCTTCCGCACTCACCTGTGTCTCACCTGGGAGTCCAGCAGCGGACTCGCCGCCTTCCACGTGGACGGACGCCGCAGCACGCGCCAGATCTACAAAGCGGGACACAAGATCCGCCCTAACGGCAGCGTTCTGCTCGGCCAGGACCCCGACACCTACCTGGGGAACTTCGAGACGACGCAGAGCTTCGTGGGTGAGATGACGGACGTGAACATGTGGGACTTCGCTCTGTCTCGGGTGCAGATCAACGCCCTGTACACCAACATGAAGCACAGAGTGCCACGTCCAAACGTGTTCGACTGGAACACCGTTGAGTACGAGATCCACGGCAATGTCCTGGTGGTGCAGGATgactga